Proteins co-encoded in one Enterobacter sp. R4-368 genomic window:
- the phnF gene encoding phosphonate metabolism transcriptional regulator PhnF encodes MHLSRHPTSYPTRYQEIAARLEQELRSNYRCGDWLPAEQQLATRFEVNRHTLRRAIDQLVEKGWVQRRQGVGVMVLMRPFDYPLNAQARFSQNLLDQGSHPTSERLLAVLRPASQHVADALGIQEGDNVIHLRTRRRVNGVALCLIDHYFSDLQLWPLLQQFDSGSLHDFLREQAGVSLKRTQTRISARRAQVKESRWLEIPNMAPLLCVRTLNHREGEVNATEYSVSLTRADMIEFTMEH; translated from the coding sequence ATGCACTTGTCCAGACATCCGACCAGCTACCCCACGCGCTATCAGGAAATCGCCGCAAGGTTAGAGCAGGAACTGCGCAGCAACTATCGCTGCGGTGACTGGCTGCCTGCAGAACAACAACTGGCCACGCGCTTTGAGGTTAACCGCCACACACTGCGCCGCGCGATCGATCAACTGGTGGAAAAAGGCTGGGTACAGCGCCGCCAGGGCGTTGGCGTGATGGTGCTAATGCGCCCGTTCGACTACCCCCTCAATGCACAGGCGCGCTTTAGCCAAAACCTGCTCGATCAAGGCAGCCATCCCACCAGCGAACGCCTGCTGGCGGTGCTGCGTCCGGCGTCGCAACACGTCGCCGATGCATTAGGCATCCAGGAGGGCGACAACGTGATTCACCTGCGCACTCGCCGTCGGGTGAATGGCGTGGCGCTGTGCCTTATCGATCACTATTTCTCCGATCTGCAGTTATGGCCGCTGCTGCAACAGTTTGACAGCGGTTCGCTGCATGACTTTTTACGTGAACAGGCCGGGGTCAGCCTGAAACGCACCCAGACGCGCATCAGCGCCCGTCGCGCACAAGTTAAAGAGAGCCGCTGGCTGGAGATCCCCAATATGGCGCCGCTGCTCTGCGTGCGCACCCTCAACCATCGTGAAGGCGAGGTCAACGCCACGGAATACTCCGTCAGCCTGACGCGCGCCGACATGATCGAATTCACCATGGAGCACTGA
- the yjdN gene encoding VOC family metalloprotein YjdN, with protein MPLSPYISFSGQCQQAIEFYQQALHAELTYKITFGEMPKSPQESNSDESCAAGQAFADNDIAHANLRIAGSEIMMSDGRQNSGDYSGFTLSLATQDVDQGKAWFDALAADGRVTMPWQETFWAHGFGMVTDKFGIPWMVNVAKAPPAA; from the coding sequence ATGCCGCTCAGTCCCTACATCTCTTTTTCTGGCCAGTGCCAGCAGGCCATCGAGTTTTACCAACAGGCACTCCATGCCGAATTAACCTACAAGATAACATTTGGTGAAATGCCTAAATCTCCGCAAGAGAGCAATAGCGATGAAAGCTGCGCTGCGGGTCAGGCTTTTGCCGATAACGATATTGCCCATGCGAATTTACGCATTGCCGGTAGCGAAATCATGATGAGCGACGGCAGGCAAAACAGCGGGGATTACAGCGGTTTTACCTTAAGTCTCGCCACACAGGATGTCGATCAAGGCAAAGCCTGGTTCGACGCGCTTGCCGCCGACGGGCGCGTCACCATGCCGTGGCAGGAGACATTCTGGGCGCACGGTTTTGGCATGGTGACTGATAAATTCGGCATTCCCTGGATGGTGAATGTCGCCAAAGCACCGCCCGCCGCTTAA
- a CDS encoding zinc ribbon domain-containing protein YjdM, with translation MQLPHCPKCNSEYTYEDNGMFICPECAHEWNDAEPAHDADELIVKDANGNLLADGDTVTIIKDLKVKGSSSMLKIGTRVKNIRLVEGDHNIDCKIDGFGPMKLKSEFVKKN, from the coding sequence ATGCAACTCCCCCACTGCCCAAAATGTAATTCCGAATACACCTATGAAGATAATGGCATGTTCATTTGCCCGGAATGCGCCCACGAGTGGAACGATGCGGAACCTGCTCACGATGCAGATGAATTAATCGTCAAAGATGCTAACGGCAATCTTTTAGCCGATGGTGATACCGTCACCATAATTAAAGACTTGAAAGTAAAAGGCAGTTCTTCAATGCTGAAGATTGGCACCAGGGTAAAAAATATTCGTCTGGTGGAAGGCGATCATAATATCGATTGTAAAATCGACGGTTTTGGTCCAATGAAACTCAAATCTGAATTTGTTAAAAAGAATTGA
- the crfC gene encoding clamp-binding protein CrfC, which produces MHTQTIFELSQEAERLLQLSLHNLQALKKIPTATFDETNATGKAENANVLPLHFSARGVEAQQATLHNELRKITRLEMVLAIVGTMKAGKSTTINAIVGTEVLPNRNRPMTALPTLIRHTPGQKEPVLHFSHVGPIDALAQQLQTRLFNYNREKLAQKIEIDKDMAALLDRIAQGDAFDKHYLGAQPIFHCLKSLNDLVRLSKALDVDFPFSAYAAIEHIPVIEVEFVHLAGLDNQLGQLTLLDTPGPNEAGQPHLQKMLSEQLARASAVLAVMDYTQLKSISDEEVRRAISSVGRSVPLYALVNKFDQKDRNSDDEDQVKALISGTLMKGNINPTQIFPVSSMWGYLANRARHELQHQGRLPDPQEQRWVQDFAEAALGRRWRNADLEDIEHIRHAADLLWEDSLFEKPIRTLLHAAHANASLYALRSASHKLLNYTQSAREYLDFRYQGLTVAYEKLEQNISRLEEDMALLRSCQEGVSDEIEHEVEEALAAAEIYIHGQQFEIVEAIDAWFHDGQLMTMVRDSHADLRFDEHFAPGQLVLENEGQAQVALSKIRSVCETILVAAQERISRELAQRFDELENTLARSLNDAMRPIETRIKEELTHAGFRARISFPAFQASALNFNARSLFTNVIAPQDLPAGQAPRAGSMRETVSRWLNNPSWGWDDYVATRTRYVIDLTALNKKLIDHVAHFCEQIRKALSAQVDVSVTAGMATFFAEFSLSLAGLQESLRDSLAIRQQNESSVLALRQQLQQSIRTANWIHEDARLLRDDIQTLFAADLP; this is translated from the coding sequence ATGCACACACAAACAATTTTTGAATTAAGCCAGGAAGCAGAAAGATTGTTGCAACTTTCCTTGCACAATCTCCAGGCTTTAAAAAAAATACCGACGGCGACGTTTGATGAGACGAACGCCACCGGTAAGGCGGAAAACGCCAATGTTTTGCCGTTGCATTTCAGCGCGCGCGGCGTTGAAGCGCAGCAGGCGACGCTGCATAACGAATTACGGAAAATTACCCGGCTGGAAATGGTGCTGGCGATTGTCGGTACCATGAAGGCAGGAAAGTCGACCACCATCAACGCGATTGTCGGCACGGAAGTGCTGCCCAACCGCAACCGGCCGATGACCGCGCTGCCCACCCTTATTCGCCACACGCCTGGTCAAAAAGAGCCGGTGCTGCATTTTTCTCACGTCGGGCCTATCGACGCGCTTGCACAACAGCTTCAGACGCGGCTTTTTAATTACAACCGTGAAAAGCTGGCGCAAAAAATTGAAATCGATAAAGACATGGCCGCGCTGCTGGATCGTATTGCGCAAGGCGATGCTTTTGATAAGCACTATCTGGGCGCACAGCCGATCTTCCACTGCCTGAAAAGCCTCAATGATCTGGTGCGGCTCTCCAAAGCGCTGGATGTGGACTTCCCCTTTTCCGCGTATGCGGCGATTGAACACATTCCGGTGATTGAGGTGGAGTTTGTGCATCTGGCCGGGCTCGATAATCAACTGGGCCAACTGACACTGCTGGATACCCCCGGGCCGAATGAAGCCGGGCAGCCACATCTGCAAAAAATGCTCAGCGAGCAACTGGCGCGCGCTTCGGCGGTGCTGGCGGTGATGGACTACACACAGCTTAAATCCATCTCTGATGAGGAAGTGCGCCGCGCGATCTCCTCGGTCGGCCGCTCGGTGCCGCTGTACGCACTGGTGAATAAATTCGATCAAAAAGATCGCAACAGCGACGATGAAGATCAGGTGAAGGCGCTGATTTCCGGTACGTTAATGAAAGGAAACATTAACCCGACCCAGATTTTCCCGGTCTCTTCAATGTGGGGCTATCTGGCGAACCGCGCCCGCCATGAGTTGCAGCACCAGGGGCGTTTGCCGGATCCGCAAGAGCAGCGCTGGGTGCAGGACTTTGCCGAAGCCGCGCTCGGACGCCGCTGGCGCAACGCCGATTTAGAGGATATTGAGCATATCCGCCATGCCGCCGATCTGCTGTGGGAAGATTCGCTGTTTGAAAAACCGATTCGCACGCTGCTGCATGCCGCACACGCGAACGCCTCGCTTTATGCGCTGCGTTCGGCGTCGCATAAGCTGCTGAACTACACCCAAAGCGCCCGCGAGTACCTTGATTTTCGCTATCAGGGATTAACCGTGGCCTATGAAAAGCTGGAGCAAAACATCTCCCGGCTGGAAGAGGACATGGCGCTGCTGCGTAGCTGCCAGGAAGGCGTTAGCGATGAAATTGAACATGAAGTGGAAGAGGCGCTCGCCGCAGCCGAAATTTATATTCATGGCCAGCAATTTGAAATTGTCGAAGCCATTGATGCCTGGTTCCATGATGGTCAGTTAATGACAATGGTCAGAGACAGCCATGCCGACCTGCGTTTCGATGAACATTTCGCGCCGGGGCAACTGGTGCTGGAAAATGAAGGCCAGGCGCAGGTCGCGCTCAGTAAAATCCGCTCGGTGTGCGAGACGATTTTAGTCGCGGCGCAGGAGCGCATCAGCCGTGAGCTGGCACAGCGTTTCGACGAACTGGAAAATACGCTGGCGCGCTCGTTGAACGATGCGATGCGCCCCATCGAAACCCGTATTAAAGAGGAACTCACGCACGCTGGTTTTCGCGCACGTATCAGTTTCCCGGCGTTCCAGGCGAGCGCGCTCAACTTTAACGCCCGTTCGTTGTTTACCAATGTGATCGCGCCGCAAGATTTGCCTGCCGGGCAGGCGCCGCGCGCTGGCAGCATGCGGGAAACTGTGTCGCGCTGGCTCAACAACCCCAGCTGGGGCTGGGACGATTATGTCGCCACGCGTACCCGCTACGTGATCGACCTTACGGCGTTAAATAAGAAACTCATCGACCATGTTGCTCATTTTTGTGAACAAATTCGTAAAGCTTTAAGCGCGCAGGTCGATGTTTCTGTTACGGCGGGAATGGCGACATTTTTTGCCGAGTTCTCGTTAAGTCTCGCGGGACTACAGGAAAGTTTGCGTGACAGCCTGGCGATACGACAGCAGAACGAGTCGTCAGTGTTGGCGTTGCGCCAGCAGTTGCAGCAGAGCATCAGGACGGCCAATTGGATCCATGAGGACGCACGCCTGTTACGCGATGATATACAAACCCTCTTCGCGGCAGATCTACCATGA
- a CDS encoding diguanylate cyclase regulator RdcB family protein produces the protein MKNRLLDGPGRVLECIHPKFIVDLVQGVDAPRQTPIVPQQQLFRERLTQEIMAQTQLRPWAMSGVLNENDALRLGLAEKLASMLDPGYLALTRITERLAALQQAERRPANATPGVQQQYDELVEHFSQRAAWKEKALTQRGLAVQAGNHSEQVFAHWRAGNYNGWSMAGRCYIALEELRWGAFGDACRLANEGVATMLKDNLRAMAADFLAQGINASPATRHFYHQWLATPSTPGLMDYKDLLGWLGDWCDAERHPICWSVTQSWQTVALGMPRLCSATRIATAMVDEVFGE, from the coding sequence ATGAAAAATCGACTACTGGACGGCCCGGGGCGCGTACTTGAGTGTATTCACCCGAAATTTATCGTGGATTTGGTGCAGGGCGTTGATGCGCCGCGCCAGACGCCGATTGTGCCTCAACAGCAGTTGTTTCGTGAGCGGCTGACGCAGGAGATCATGGCGCAAACGCAGCTGCGCCCGTGGGCAATGTCTGGCGTATTAAATGAGAACGACGCGCTGCGTCTGGGGCTGGCGGAAAAACTGGCCAGCATGCTTGATCCGGGATATCTGGCATTAACCCGCATTACCGAGCGGCTGGCGGCATTGCAACAAGCGGAGCGCCGTCCTGCCAACGCGACGCCTGGCGTGCAGCAGCAATATGACGAGCTGGTTGAGCATTTCAGTCAACGTGCGGCGTGGAAAGAGAAAGCGCTGACCCAGCGCGGACTGGCCGTACAGGCGGGCAACCATAGCGAGCAAGTTTTTGCCCACTGGCGCGCCGGGAATTACAACGGCTGGTCGATGGCCGGACGCTGCTACATCGCGCTGGAAGAGTTGCGCTGGGGGGCGTTTGGAGATGCCTGCCGCCTGGCGAATGAAGGTGTGGCGACGATGCTGAAAGATAATCTGCGCGCGATGGCTGCCGATTTTCTGGCGCAGGGGATTAATGCTTCGCCGGCAACCCGACATTTCTACCACCAATGGCTGGCGACACCTTCGACGCCAGGATTGATGGACTATAAAGATTTACTCGGCTGGCTTGGCGACTGGTGTGATGCTGAACGCCATCCGATCTGCTGGTCTGTCACCCAGAGTTGGCAAACGGTGGCGCTCGGCATGCCGCGGCTCTGTTCCGCGACACGCATCGCGACGGCGATGGTCGACGAAGTGTTTGGTGAGTAA
- the kdgT gene encoding 2-keto-3-deoxygluconate transporter yields MKIKATIERIPGGMMLVPLLLGAMLNTLAPDTGAYFGSFTKGMITGTVPILAVWFFCIGASIDLRATGTVLRKSGTLVLTKIAVAWVVAMIAASFIPDTGIQTGFFAGLSVLALVSAMDMTNGGLYASLMNQYGSKEESGAFVLMSLESGPLMTMVILGSAGLASFEPHHFVGAVLPFLIGFALGNLDHDLRAFFSKATPVLIPFFGFALGNTINLSVIMQTGLLGIFLGVAVIIITGIPLIIADRVIGGGNGTAGVAASSAAGAAVANPVIIAQINPAFEPVAASATALVAASVIVTAILVPIITALYAKRFGHVPHAKEEAENPIESTGH; encoded by the coding sequence ATGAAAATCAAGGCCACGATAGAACGCATTCCTGGTGGGATGATGCTGGTTCCGCTGCTGTTAGGCGCAATGTTGAATACGCTGGCACCGGATACCGGTGCTTATTTTGGCTCATTCACTAAAGGGATGATTACCGGCACAGTACCCATTCTTGCGGTGTGGTTTTTCTGTATTGGCGCATCCATTGATTTACGCGCTACCGGCACCGTTTTACGTAAATCCGGCACGCTGGTGCTGACAAAAATTGCCGTCGCCTGGGTAGTGGCGATGATCGCCGCATCGTTTATTCCGGACACCGGCATCCAGACCGGGTTCTTCGCCGGGCTTTCCGTGCTGGCACTGGTTTCAGCCATGGATATGACCAACGGCGGTCTGTACGCGAGCCTGATGAACCAGTACGGCAGCAAAGAGGAGTCTGGCGCGTTTGTGTTGATGTCGTTGGAATCCGGCCCGTTGATGACCATGGTGATCCTCGGCTCCGCCGGTCTGGCTTCGTTTGAACCGCACCATTTTGTCGGCGCCGTGCTGCCGTTCCTGATTGGTTTCGCGCTCGGTAACCTCGATCATGATTTGCGCGCTTTCTTCAGTAAAGCAACGCCGGTGCTGATCCCGTTCTTCGGCTTCGCGCTGGGTAACACCATCAACCTGAGCGTTATCATGCAAACCGGCCTGCTGGGCATCTTCCTCGGCGTTGCGGTGATTATCATCACCGGTATTCCGCTGATTATCGCCGACCGTGTAATCGGTGGCGGCAACGGAACGGCAGGTGTGGCAGCCTCTTCTGCGGCAGGCGCGGCGGTGGCGAACCCGGTGATTATCGCGCAGATTAACCCGGCATTTGAACCGGTTGCCGCATCCGCAACCGCGCTGGTCGCCGCAAGTGTGATAGTGACGGCCATTCTGGTGCCGATTATCACCGCGCTGTATGCGAAACGCTTCGGTCATGTGCCGCACGCGAAAGAGGAAGCAGAGAACCCGATCGAGTCGACAGGACACTAA
- the proP gene encoding glycine betaine/L-proline transporter ProP — translation MLKRKKIKPITLRDVTIIDDGKLRKAITAASLGNAMEWFDFGVYGFVAYALGKVFFPDANPSVQMIAALGTFSVPFLIRPLGGLFFGMLGDKYGRQKILAITIVIMSVSTFCIGLIPSYATIGIWAPILLLLCKMAQGFSVGGEYTGASIFVAEYSPDRKRGFMGSWLDFGSIAGFVLGAGVVVLLSTIVGEENFLDWGWRIPFFLALPLGLIGLYLRHALEETPAFQQHVDKLEQGDRQGLQDGPKVSFKEIATKHWRSLLACIGLVISTNVTYYMLLTYMPSYLSHNLHYSEDHGVLIIIAIMIGMLFVQPVMGLLSDRFGRRPFVILGSIALFVLAIPAFIMINSNIIGLIFAGLLMLAVVLNCFTGVMASTLPAMFPTHIRYSALASAFNISILIAGLTPTLTAWLVESSANLLMPAYYLMVVAVIGLITGLTMKETANLPLKGATPAASDLQEAREILQEHHDNIEQKIEDIDEEIAQLQEKRARLVQQHPKINE, via the coding sequence ATGCTAAAAAGGAAAAAAATTAAACCCATCACCTTGCGTGATGTAACCATTATCGATGATGGCAAATTGCGTAAAGCGATTACCGCCGCATCGTTGGGTAACGCCATGGAGTGGTTTGATTTCGGCGTTTACGGCTTTGTCGCCTACGCCCTTGGTAAGGTGTTCTTCCCCGATGCAAACCCCAGCGTGCAGATGATTGCTGCGCTTGGGACCTTCTCCGTTCCGTTTTTGATTCGTCCGTTAGGCGGCCTGTTCTTCGGCATGTTGGGCGATAAATATGGTCGACAAAAAATCCTCGCAATAACGATAGTGATCATGTCCGTCAGTACCTTCTGTATTGGTCTGATCCCGTCGTATGCCACCATTGGTATCTGGGCGCCGATTTTACTGCTGCTGTGTAAGATGGCGCAGGGCTTTTCGGTGGGCGGCGAATATACCGGGGCATCCATCTTTGTCGCCGAATACTCGCCGGACCGAAAACGCGGCTTTATGGGCAGCTGGCTGGATTTTGGTTCCATCGCCGGTTTTGTGCTCGGCGCGGGCGTAGTCGTTCTGCTCTCTACCATTGTCGGTGAGGAGAACTTCCTCGACTGGGGCTGGCGTATCCCGTTCTTCCTGGCGCTCCCGCTGGGGTTAATCGGTCTCTATCTGCGCCACGCACTGGAAGAGACGCCTGCCTTCCAGCAGCACGTCGACAAACTGGAGCAGGGCGATCGCCAGGGGTTGCAGGATGGGCCGAAAGTCTCATTTAAAGAGATTGCGACCAAACACTGGCGCAGCCTGCTGGCCTGTATTGGTCTGGTGATTTCCACCAACGTGACCTACTACATGCTGCTGACGTATATGCCAAGTTACCTGTCGCATAACCTGCACTATTCCGAAGACCACGGCGTGCTGATCATCATTGCTATCATGATTGGTATGCTGTTTGTGCAGCCGGTAATGGGGCTGTTGAGCGACCGCTTTGGCCGCCGTCCGTTTGTTATTCTGGGCAGCATTGCGCTGTTTGTGCTGGCGATCCCGGCCTTCATCATGATTAACAGCAACATTATTGGCCTGATCTTCGCGGGTCTGCTGATGCTGGCGGTGGTGCTGAACTGCTTTACCGGCGTGATGGCGTCAACGTTGCCAGCGATGTTCCCGACGCACATTCGCTACAGCGCGCTGGCGAGCGCGTTCAACATCTCTATCCTGATTGCCGGTCTGACGCCGACGCTGACGGCCTGGCTGGTGGAAAGTTCAGCCAATCTGCTGATGCCTGCCTATTACCTGATGGTGGTTGCGGTGATTGGCCTGATTACCGGCCTGACGATGAAAGAGACAGCGAATCTACCGCTCAAAGGAGCGACCCCGGCGGCGTCGGATCTGCAGGAAGCGCGGGAAATCTTGCAGGAACATCACGATAATATTGAGCAGAAAATCGAAGATATCGATGAGGAGATCGCTCAGTTGCAGGAAAAACGTGCGCGCCTGGTGCAGCAACATCCAAAAATCAACGAGTAA
- a CDS encoding nickel/cobalt transporter has protein sequence MTTQLLTRDWRLPAAVALLAVVLAAAFVLHAHWAAFLQWCLATQITLHRYLVMYLLQLNNHQYSGGLWLLTGAFFYGVLHAIGPGHGKFIVTTWLSTNNESQIAARVVPVLGSLMQGVSAILFVFILAVGFNLAAGDLSESRWYVEKISAVMVGGFGAYVVWNALKTLQPRKLVIRSLAPAHQHDDHCGCGHHGVGMSTQGDWKTRLGVILAIGARPCSGAIMILLFANALGIVSWGIAAVMTMAVGTALSIAGLSLAVRYARNSTAAFFGGEASTLHKFVPVLKIAGGVALILFALVLFLTVIPVSANGDYIAAGC, from the coding sequence ATGACCACGCAACTTCTCACCCGTGACTGGCGCTTACCCGCCGCTGTTGCCCTGCTGGCGGTGGTGCTGGCAGCGGCCTTCGTTTTACATGCACACTGGGCGGCCTTTTTGCAATGGTGTCTGGCAACGCAAATCACCCTGCACCGCTATCTGGTGATGTATTTACTGCAACTGAACAACCACCAGTACAGCGGCGGCTTATGGCTGCTGACCGGCGCGTTCTTTTATGGCGTGCTGCACGCGATTGGCCCAGGCCACGGCAAATTTATCGTTACCACCTGGCTTAGCACCAACAACGAAAGCCAGATTGCGGCGCGCGTCGTTCCCGTGCTGGGCAGCCTGATGCAAGGCGTCAGCGCCATTCTGTTCGTCTTTATTCTGGCGGTCGGTTTCAACCTTGCCGCAGGCGATCTCAGTGAAAGCCGCTGGTACGTTGAGAAAATAAGCGCGGTGATGGTTGGCGGTTTCGGTGCGTATGTCGTCTGGAATGCACTCAAAACCCTGCAGCCACGAAAACTGGTAATCCGCTCACTGGCTCCCGCACATCAGCACGACGATCATTGCGGCTGCGGTCATCACGGCGTTGGCATGAGCACGCAAGGCGACTGGAAAACGCGTCTTGGTGTGATCCTCGCTATTGGCGCACGCCCGTGCAGCGGTGCGATCATGATTTTGCTTTTCGCCAATGCGCTCGGCATCGTGAGTTGGGGCATTGCGGCGGTGATGACCATGGCGGTCGGCACGGCACTGTCGATCGCCGGATTGTCGCTGGCGGTGCGCTATGCGCGTAACAGCACGGCGGCGTTTTTTGGCGGTGAGGCAAGCACATTACACAAGTTCGTTCCGGTGCTGAAAATCGCCGGTGGCGTGGCGCTGATCCTGTTCGCGCTGGTGCTGTTTTTAACGGTTATTCCGGTGAGTGCAAACGGAGATTATATTGCGGCGGGATGCTAA
- a CDS encoding DUF2238 domain-containing protein, with protein MVKSVNRASLSAAALVLLVILIYTGWFAKDRVTWLMEVVPVMVVVPLLLVTWRRYPLTSLLYVLIFFHAIILMVGGMYTYAKVPVGFDVQHLLGLSRNPYDKLGHFFQGLVPALAAREILLRGQYVRGGKMLDFIVCCIALAISATYELIEWWAALAMGQGADEFLGTQGDPWDTQSDMFCALLGALTTVLVLGRWHKRQLNV; from the coding sequence ATGGTTAAGAGCGTGAATCGCGCCTCGCTGTCTGCGGCGGCGCTGGTGCTGTTAGTGATCCTTATCTATACCGGCTGGTTTGCCAAAGACCGTGTGACCTGGCTGATGGAAGTGGTTCCGGTAATGGTTGTCGTGCCATTGTTGCTCGTCACCTGGCGCCGTTATCCGCTGACATCGCTGCTGTATGTGCTGATCTTTTTCCACGCCATTATTCTGATGGTCGGCGGCATGTATACCTACGCGAAAGTCCCGGTTGGTTTTGATGTGCAACATCTTTTGGGGCTGAGCCGTAACCCGTATGATAAACTCGGCCACTTCTTTCAGGGGCTGGTGCCGGCGCTTGCTGCCAGAGAAATACTGCTTCGCGGGCAATATGTGCGGGGCGGGAAGATGCTCGACTTTATCGTTTGCTGCATTGCGCTGGCGATTAGCGCCACCTATGAATTAATTGAATGGTGGGCGGCGCTGGCTATGGGCCAGGGCGCGGATGAGTTTCTCGGCACCCAGGGCGATCCGTGGGATACCCAGTCGGATATGTTCTGCGCCCTGCTTGGCGCGCTGACTACGGTGCTGGTTCTGGGGCGCTGGCACAAACGCCAGCTCAACGTGTAA
- a CDS encoding AraC family transcriptional regulator, whose amino-acid sequence MAKDWLELRQHADTGIETIRAHFEGHAYDPHWHDSYLVGITLSGTQQFHCRRERHRSTPGDAFLLEPGEIHDGDAPVEGGFTYLTFYLDDRWLSDTLRGLYESVPSSYSLHFSHTIAREPQLIRAIARTFYALHSEEMRIIQQSAMDGLLSQLTHHCQWRKRLPSQLQSTAIAHRARDYLHAHIGDNVGLSDLARETGTDRFTLTRCFKREFHLSPHAWLIQLRLATARSQLAKGETPASVAAALGFADQSHLGRWFQRAYRLSPAHYRRLCTNLPDDDSK is encoded by the coding sequence ATGGCGAAAGACTGGCTGGAACTGCGGCAACATGCGGACACGGGAATTGAAACCATCCGCGCGCATTTTGAAGGGCACGCTTACGATCCGCACTGGCACGATAGCTACCTGGTGGGCATTACGCTTTCCGGTACGCAGCAGTTTCACTGTCGGCGGGAGCGCCACCGCAGCACGCCGGGCGATGCCTTTCTACTGGAGCCGGGTGAGATCCACGATGGGGATGCCCCGGTAGAAGGCGGGTTTACCTATCTGACCTTTTACCTTGATGATCGCTGGCTCAGCGACACATTACGCGGCCTGTATGAATCGGTGCCGTCCAGCTATTCACTGCATTTTTCCCACACTATTGCCAGGGAACCGCAATTGATCCGCGCGATTGCCAGGACCTTTTACGCACTGCACAGCGAAGAGATGCGCATCATCCAGCAAAGCGCCATGGATGGGCTGCTCAGCCAGCTTACGCACCATTGCCAGTGGCGCAAACGGCTGCCGTCGCAATTGCAAAGCACAGCCATTGCCCACCGTGCGCGTGATTATCTGCATGCGCACATTGGCGATAACGTTGGCCTTTCGGATCTGGCGCGCGAAACGGGAACCGATCGCTTTACACTGACGCGCTGTTTTAAACGCGAGTTCCATTTAAGCCCGCACGCCTGGCTGATCCAACTGCGGCTCGCCACCGCACGTTCGCAGCTGGCGAAAGGGGAGACGCCAGCAAGCGTTGCTGCCGCGCTGGGATTTGCCGATCAAAGCCATCTTGGGCGCTGGTTTCAGCGCGCATATCGCCTCTCGCCCGCGCACTACCGCAGGCTGTGCACAAATCTTCCAGACGACGACAGCAAATAA